In one window of Hymenobacter nivis DNA:
- a CDS encoding carboxylate-amine ligase, translating to MPTFTLGIEEEFQTIDPDTRELRSHMSKIVENGKITLLEQVKAEMHESVVEVGTNICQNIHEARTEVLHLRRQVIELAGNVGLRIGAAGTHPFSRWQDQPITPDARYDKIVEELQEAARSNLVFGMHVHVGIENRDIGVYMMNALRYFLPHLFALSTNSPFWEGRETGYKSFRTKVFERFPRTGIPGYFTSASDYDEFIQLLIKTGCIDNGKKIWWDLRLHPFFDTIEYRICDMMMRPDETIAVAAIMQALVAKIYKLKRQNLNFRLYRSALIKENKWRAARYGLDGTMIDFGKQQEVPTRALILELLDFVDDVLDELGSRHEVEYILKMMEMGSGADRQLAVFRETGDLTKVVDYILAETMHGL from the coding sequence CTGCCCACGTTTACCCTCGGCATCGAGGAAGAATTTCAGACCATCGACCCCGACACGCGGGAGTTGCGCTCGCACATGTCCAAGATCGTGGAAAACGGCAAAATCACGCTCCTTGAGCAGGTGAAGGCCGAAATGCACGAGTCCGTAGTGGAGGTCGGCACCAACATTTGCCAGAATATCCACGAGGCCCGCACCGAGGTGCTGCATCTGCGCCGCCAGGTCATTGAGCTGGCCGGCAATGTGGGGCTGCGCATCGGCGCGGCGGGTACCCACCCGTTTTCGCGCTGGCAAGACCAGCCCATCACACCCGATGCCCGCTACGACAAAATTGTGGAGGAATTGCAGGAGGCTGCCCGGTCCAACCTCGTGTTTGGGATGCACGTGCACGTGGGCATCGAAAACCGCGACATCGGCGTGTACATGATGAACGCGCTGCGCTACTTCCTGCCCCACTTGTTTGCGCTGAGCACCAACTCGCCGTTTTGGGAAGGACGCGAAACGGGTTATAAGTCGTTCCGCACCAAGGTGTTCGAGCGGTTTCCGCGCACCGGCATCCCGGGGTATTTCACGAGCGCCAGCGACTACGACGAATTTATTCAGCTGCTGATCAAGACCGGCTGCATCGACAACGGCAAGAAAATCTGGTGGGATTTGCGCCTGCACCCGTTCTTCGACACCATTGAGTACCGCATCTGCGACATGATGATGCGCCCCGACGAAACCATCGCCGTGGCCGCCATCATGCAGGCCCTGGTGGCAAAAATTTACAAGCTCAAGCGCCAGAACCTCAACTTCCGCCTCTACCGCAGCGCCCTTATCAAGGAAAATAAGTGGCGCGCCGCCCGCTACGGCCTCGATGGTACCATGATTGACTTTGGCAAGCAGCAAGAAGTACCTACCCGGGCCCTGATTCTGGAGCTGCTCGACTTTGTGGACGATGTCCTCGACGAGTTGGGCAGCCGCCACGAGGTAGAATACATCCTGAAAATGATGGAAATGGGCAGCGGTGCCGACCGCCAGCTGGCCGTGTTCCGCGAAACCGGCGACCTCACCAAGGTCGTGGACTACATCCTGGCCGAAACCATGCACGGGTTGTAA